Below is a window of Candidatus Tectomicrobia bacterium DNA.
CGTGGGCTTCTTCTACGACCACGGGGTGAACTTCCTGGGCTACGGCTTCGCATACGTCTGCTTGGTGTTCGGCCTCTGGTTCGTGGGCAGGCGCCTGTGGCCGGTGGGCAAGAAGTTCAACTACTCGACCCCGCAGGACTTCTACGGCGACTTCTATCAGAGCGAGTTCCTCCGGCTGTTCGGGGCGGTGGGGAGCATCATCTTCCTCATCCCCTACTACGCCTCGAACGCCGTCGCCATGGGGTTCGTCCTGGAGCGGTTCGCGGGCCTCCCCTACGTCTGGGGGGTCTGGCTCCTGGTGGTGTTCACCGTGGTCTACACCACCTACGGGGGGATGCGGGCCGTCATCTACACGGACGTCCTGCAGGGGGTCATCCTGCTCCTCTTCGGCATCGTGGCGGTGTTCGTCATCCTGAACGCGGTGGGAGGCTACACCAAGCTGATGGACGATCTCCCGCCGAAGATGACCGTCCACGGCACCGACTGGGCCGCCTACGGGCTCTTCATCGGCTGGATCGTGTTCATGTTCTCCCACCCGCTCACGCTCTCCGACCGTATGACCCGCATGTACACCATCCGGAGCCTGGGCGCCTTCCGCACGAACGTCCTGCTCACGGGCGGTGCGCTGCTCATGGTTTGCCTGGTCTTCGTGCTGCTGGGGATGGCGAGCCAGAAGATCATGGGCCCCGGCATCAAGCCGAACGATGAGGCCATCCTGGGCGCCATCCAGCGGCACGCCCCCTGGCTCATGGCGTGGATGGTGGTGGTGGTGTGGGCGTGCGGGATGTCCACCATGGACTCGGGGCTGGTGGGGGCGGACGCGATGCTCTCGAAGGACATCATCCGCCGCTACATCAAGCCGGACATCTCCGACTCCCAGCTCGTCCGGATCGGGCGGTGGGCCATGATCGTCTTCGGGCTCCTCGCGGCCTGGATCGCCCTGCAGCGCCCGCCCGGCATCTGGGCGCTCGTCCGGCTGGTCGTGATGTTCCACATGCAGTTCCTGCCCATGCTGATCCTGGGGCTCTACTGGAAGCGGGCCTCCAAGCTGGGGGCCGAGGTGGGCTGGGCCGTGGGGGTGATCCTGGGCACCTACTACACGTTCTGGGCCTCGGGCCCGCCTCCCATCAACGTGGGCGGGGCGCCGGCGCCCGGCTTCTTCGCCCTGCTGGTCAACTTCATCCTGTTCGTGGTGATCTCGCTCCTGTCCTCGCCGGCGCCGGCGGCGCACCGGGCCAAGTTCGAGGAGGCGTGGAACGCGCTTCCCGAGCCGGAGCCGGGCGAGAAGGTGAAGGTCACGGCCTGAGAAGCATCCTCCCCCGGCTCCCGCACAGGGGGCCGGGGGATTCTCGGGGACCGCCGCGCCGCCTCGCGCCGCCGAGCGCATGCCGGGCTACAGGAACCGCGCCAGCACCTGGTTGGCGAGGAGGGTGCCCCGGGAGGTGAGGCGGATGGCCCCGTTCTCCCGCTCCAGGAGGCCGCCCCGGCCGAGCTCCTCGAACAGCGCGCCGAAGGCCTCCTCCGGGTCCGCCCCGCAGGCGCGGGCGACCTCGCCGAGGGAGACGCCCTCCCTGAGCCGCAGGCCCAGCATGAGGGCCTCTCCCATGGCCTTGGCCGGATCCCCGACGATCTCCTCCCCCGAGGTCGGATCTTCCGCCTGCGCCTGGTAGACATCGGGCCGGGCGTGGTTCCAGACGCGCTTGTTCCCGACGAAAGAATGCGCCCCGGCGCCCAGGCCCAGGTACTCCCCGCGCTTCCAGTAGTTGAGGTTGTGGCGGCAGCGGCGGCCGGGCCGGGCGAAGTTGCTGATCTCGTAGCGCTCGAAGCCCGCCCGCGCCAGGAGCCTGTCGCGCATCCGCCACATGGCGAGGGCCGTCTCCTCGTCCGGGAGGCCGCGCAGCTCGCCCCGGCCGTGCAGGGCGTGGAAGGCGGTGCCCGGCTCGATGGTGAGCTCGTAGGCCGAGAGGTGCTCGGGGCCCAGGGCGAGGGCCGCCTCGATGTCGGCCCGGGCGGCCTCCACCGTCTGGAACGGGATGCCGAACATGAGGTCCAGCGAGACGTTGTCGAAGCCCGCCGCGCGCGCCGCGCGGAAGGCGGCCCGGGCCTCCTCCCCCGTGTGGACGCGGTCGAGGCGGCGCAGGGCCTCGTCGTCGAAGGACTGGACCCCGACGCTGATCCGGTTCACCCCCGCCGCGCGCAGGGCGGCGAAGCGCGCCGCGTCGGCGGCCCCGGGGTTGGCCTCGGCCGTGACCTCGGCGTCCGGCGCGAAGCGGAAGAGCCGGCGCAGGGCATCCAGCAACCGCGCCGTCTCCCCGGGGGGCATGAGGGAGGGGGTCCCCCCACCGAAGAAGACGGTCTCGACGCGCCTGCCCCCGAGGCCCAGGGTGCGGCTCCGGCCCTCCGCCTCGCGGATGAGCGCGTCCGCGTAGCGGGCGGCCCAGTCCTCCCCGGCTCGGCCGAGGGCGATGAGGCCGTCGAGGGCGTAGGAGTTGAAGTCGCAGTAGCCGCACTTGGCGAGGCAGAAGGGGATGTGGACGTAGACCGAGAGGGGGGCTTCCCGCGGCGGGCCGCCGGGGAGGCTTCCGGGGGCCGGGCGGGAGCCGGCCCGCTGGTTCTTCTCCGCTCGCGGCATGTTGGGGAACCCCTTGATTTATCTCCGCGGAGCGCCGCGTTTTCCGCGGCGGGCCCGGTGAGAATGCATGGAGAAGGCAAACCTTGCTATATTCGGGCTTCCGGTTTCATATTCGCTAAAAAGCGGCCGAGGAGCCAACCGCCGTGCCGATCACGCATCTTACCACCGAGGAGCGCTACCGGGTCATCAGGCGGGTGGGCCACGTGCTCAACTCGAGCCTGGACCTGAACGTG
It encodes the following:
- the hemW gene encoding radical SAM family heme chaperone HemW, which gives rise to MPRAEKNQRAGSRPAPGSLPGGPPREAPLSVYVHIPFCLAKCGYCDFNSYALDGLIALGRAGEDWAARYADALIREAEGRSRTLGLGGRRVETVFFGGGTPSLMPPGETARLLDALRRLFRFAPDAEVTAEANPGAADAARFAALRAAGVNRISVGVQSFDDEALRRLDRVHTGEEARAAFRAARAAGFDNVSLDLMFGIPFQTVEAARADIEAALALGPEHLSAYELTIEPGTAFHALHGRGELRGLPDEETALAMWRMRDRLLARAGFERYEISNFARPGRRCRHNLNYWKRGEYLGLGAGAHSFVGNKRVWNHARPDVYQAQAEDPTSGEEIVGDPAKAMGEALMLGLRLREGVSLGEVARACGADPEEAFGALFEELGRGGLLERENGAIRLTSRGTLLANQVLARFL
- a CDS encoding sodium:solute symporter family protein, with the protein product MNWGSPYYIFAWLAAYLVVTAWVAWKYSTGVETEEDYYVAGRSVGPFANTMSIVATIASGGIYLGTVGFFYDHGVNFLGYGFAYVCLVFGLWFVGRRLWPVGKKFNYSTPQDFYGDFYQSEFLRLFGAVGSIIFLIPYYASNAVAMGFVLERFAGLPYVWGVWLLVVFTVVYTTYGGMRAVIYTDVLQGVILLLFGIVAVFVILNAVGGYTKLMDDLPPKMTVHGTDWAAYGLFIGWIVFMFSHPLTLSDRMTRMYTIRSLGAFRTNVLLTGGALLMVCLVFVLLGMASQKIMGPGIKPNDEAILGAIQRHAPWLMAWMVVVVWACGMSTMDSGLVGADAMLSKDIIRRYIKPDISDSQLVRIGRWAMIVFGLLAAWIALQRPPGIWALVRLVVMFHMQFLPMLILGLYWKRASKLGAEVGWAVGVILGTYYTFWASGPPPINVGGAPAPGFFALLVNFILFVVISLLSSPAPAAHRAKFEEAWNALPEPEPGEKVKVTA